The sequence below is a genomic window from Candidatus Dadabacteria bacterium.
AATTGTGACAGTGGGTTATGAAGGGATTCAGGCTTTTTTAGCCTGTGAAGTTGGGGTTAAAATCGAGGTCGATCAGCTCAAAGGAGCTCTGATAATAAGCATATCCGGCGAGATCAAAGGCCTGAGTGGACGGGAATTTCACAACGCGATATTCCAGGAAATCCAGGGGCAGGAAGTCCCTATAGTTCTGGACCTCAAAGGGCTGACCTACATCAACAGCACGGGACTGCGCTCGATCCTGCTTGTCGCCAAAAGGCAGCAGGACATCAAATCGAAATTCGCGGTGTGCTCCCTGTCCAAACCTATGAGAGAAATATTCGAGATCACGTGCTTTGACCGGATCATGTCGGTGCTTCATTCCCGCTCCGAAGCCATAGAAGCGGTAACTTAAAAGTCCGCCAACACTTAGTTGCTTCTTCCGAAGGTGAAGTTTCCTTCTTTGTCCAGATCCACTTTTACCGTGACCGAATCCTTGAAATTTCCTTTCAATATCTCGTTTGCAAGCGGGTCCTGTATATATTTCTGTACGGCGCGTTTAAGGGGCCTTGCCCCGAAAACGGGATCGTAACCAATATCAACCAGTCTTGTAACGGCTTTCTCGGAGAGTTCTATGGCGAGATTTTTCTCTGCAAGCCTCTCTCTCAGGTACCCAATCTGGATCTCGGCTATCTCAATGAGGTCTGTTCTTGTCAGGGCGCTGAATATGACAACTTCGTCAATCCTGTTTAGAAACTCGGGACGAAAATAATTTCTGAGCATCTCGTTTATCTTATTTTCCATTTCCTCGCTGTCTCCTGACGACTCCTGTATGTGCTGGCTCCCCAGGTTTGAGGTCATTATTATTACGGTGTTGCGGAAATCAACGGTTCTTCCCTGTCCGTCGGTGAGTCTTCCGTCGTCAAGAATCTGAAGAAGCAGGTTAAACATATCGGAGTGCGCTTTTTCTATCTCGTCAAAAAGCACCACGGAGTAGGGTCGTCTCCTCACGGTTTCCGAGAGCTGTCCTCCTTCCTCGTATCCGACATATCCGGGAGGGGCTCCGATCAGTCTTGATACCGAGTGCTTCTCCATATACTCGCTCATGTCAATCCGTACGATCGCGTCTTCATCATCAAACATGAATTCGGCAAGTGATCTGGCAAGTTCGGTCTTCCCGACCCCCGTGGGCCCGAGAAACATGAACGAGCTTATCGGCCTTTTCGGATCGGAGAGCCCGGCCCTTGACCTGCGAAGCGCATTTGAGACCAGTCTTATGAGCTCCGGCTGTCCCACCACCCGCTTCGAGAGTCTTTCTTCCATATGAACGAGTTTCTCGACCTCCTCCTCAACCAGGCTTGATACTGGTATTCCCGTCCATTTCGACACAACCGCGGCTATATCCTCGGCACTTACTTCCTCGCGAAGCATTTTCCTCTGGCTCTGTATTTCGGAGAGCTCCACACCGAGGTTCTCCATATCCTTTTCAAGCTCCGGAATTCTGCCGTAAAGAAATTCCGATGCGCGGGAGAGATCTCCTTCCCTCTGTGCTCTCTCCGCATCCATTCTTCCGGTTTCTATTTCCTCCTTGGTCTTTCTTATCCTCGATATGCAGTCTTTTTCCTTCTGCCAGTGCGCTTCAAGCACCTCCGCTTCCTCTTTCAGTTCCGAGAGGTTTTTCTCAATCTCTTCAAGTTTTCCCCGAAGTTCAGGGTCTTGCTCTTTTCTAAATCCCTCCCTTTCTATCTCAAGGCGCATTATCTTCCTTTTTATCTCGTCTATCTCCGTCGGCACGGAGTCAATCTCCATCTTGAGCCGCGCCGAAGCCTCGTCCATCAGGTCAACGGCCTTATCGGGCAGAAACCGCCCGGAGATATACCTGTCTGAAAGCTGGGAGGCGGCAACAAGGGCTTCGTCCTTGATTTTTACCCCGTGGTGAACCTCGTACTTTTCCTTAAGACCCCTTAGGATCGACACGGTTTCCTCAACGGAGGGTTCATCGACGTAGACCTGCTGAAATCTCCGCTCAAGGGCTGCGTCCTTTTCTATGTGATTTCTGTATTCATCAAGAGTGGTCGCACCTATGCAGTGAAGTTCTCCGCGCGCAAGGGCCGGCTTTAGCATGTTTGACGCGTCCATCGCTCCATCGGCCGCTCCGGCTCCAACTACGGTGTGTATCTCATCTATGAAAAGAATTATCTCCCCTTGAGATTCCGTGACTTCCTTCAGCACAGCCTTGAGTCTCTCCTCGAACTGTCCCCTGTACTTTGCTCCTGCAAGCAGGGATCCAAGATCTAGGGAAATCAATTTTTTGTCCTTAAGTCCCTCGGGAACATCGGAGTCAACTATGCGCTGTGCCAGTCCCTCCACTATGGCTGTTTTCCCCACTCCGGGTTCCCCTATGAGCACAGGGTTGTTCTTCGTTCTTCGAAGGAGCACCCGTATCACGTTCCTTATCTCGTCATCCCTTCCTATTACCGGGTCTACCTTCCCGCTTCGGGCAAGTTCGGTGAAATCCTTTCCGTACTGGCGAAGCGGTTCCATGGTGTCTTCAGGATTCTGCGTGTTCACTGTCTGGTTACCTCTCAGTTCTTTCAGTACTTTTAAGATCCCTTTCTTAGTCACCCCTGATTCTGAAAATCCGTTTCCCAGGGCCCCGGAAGCGTGAGAAACAACTCCAATCAGAAGGTGTTCCGTGCTTACGTACGCGTCTCCAAGATGGTGCGCTTCCTTGTCGGCCGACCGGATGGCAGAATCAAGTTCTCTGCTCATGTATATCTGGTCAGATGCCCCTTTCACCTTGGGAAGCTTGGATATCTGCTCGGCGGCCGTCCGTGCAAGCTCCCGGGGGTCGGATTCCAGTCGCTCCAGAATCTTGGTCGGCATCCCGGGCTGACTTACAAGAGCGGCGAACAGATGAGGCAGGTCAATCACCTGATTTCCGCCGTCGCTAGCCGCGTTTTGTGCCTCCAGAATGGCTTCCTGAGCCTTCAATGTGAATTTCTCAGGCGAAATCATCTCAGACACAAAATAATTCTTCTTTGTGCGGAATCAAGGAATTGCCCGAAATTGAAAACGGGCGGGGAAAGGGAGCAAGAAAAGATCGCGCAATAGCCCCCTGAGTGCGGTTAAAACACCGCACGCACAGATTGGCTGCACAGAAAAAAACGGTAAATTGCAAGGAACGCCGATTAAAGCGTATCTGCGCTATTTCCCGAGGATGCTCACAACGCAGGTAATTCCGTCCATGGCGGGCTGGGCGCCTCCCATGGTCTCGATGATGCCGACTTTCGCATCTTTTACCTGGCGCTCCGGCTCGACTTCCCCTCTTATCTGCCTTACGATCTCGGCAGTCTGAAGAAGTCCCGTGGCTCCGACCGGATGTCCCCGTGAAAGCAGGCCGCCGCTTGGGTTAACTGCGACTTTGTCGCCTCCGACCCATGTGCTTTTTTCGTCTATGAGAGTTGCTCCCTCTCCCTTCTCGCAAAAGCCGAGAGATTCGACAACCATCATTTCCGCTATTGAGAAAGCATCGTGAATTTCGGCTACGTCCATGTCTTCGGGCCCCAGTCCCGCCATCTCGTAAGCCATCTGGGAGGTTCTCCAGACGTTCTCCGAAGGATCGCAGGTAAGGCCTGTGGGGCTGCTGTATTTGCCCGACTGCGCGACGCATCCCAGGATCTTTATCGGCATCTTTTTAGCAAGCTCTCCGACATGCTCCTCGGAACACAGCACCGCGGCCGCGGCCGCGTCTCCAACGGGACAGCACATGTTACGCGTAAGCGGGTCGGCGATCACCGGTGCACCCAGCACTTCTTCCACGGTTGTAGTCTTTCTGTACTGGGCAAGAGGATTGAGCGAAGCATGGTAGCGGCTTTTTACGACGACTTCGGCCAGCTGTTCAATCGTGACCCCGTATTCGCTCATGTACTTTGAAGCTCTTATGGCGTAGAGCCCGGGCATTCCCATACCTATGGATACCTCAAGGTCATCCTCCTCGAGGGGTAGTGGACCTCCGGAGAGAATTCTGCTCAGATTCTCAACGCCCAGAGCGAGTGCTATGTCGTATTGACCGTAGGCTATGGTTCTCCAAGCTTCCCACAGGGAAAGGGTTCCGCTTCCGCAGGCACCCTCCACGTTTATGGTGGGCTGTCCGACGAGTCCTATATCCTTAAGCGCTCTCTGCCCGACTCCCATGCCCTGGTAGACATGGCCGCAAAACGCGATTTCTATTTTTCGCGCGTGAATTCCCGAGTCCTGTATCGCGGCCCACGCGGCTTCTCTTGCGAGAATATGAGCCGCTTTGTCGGGAAATCTTCCGCAGGCGGTGTTTCCCACTCCTATTATGTATACGTCTCTCATTAATAACTCCTCCTGCTTGCGCTATAATTTCGGCGATAAATGTATACCAAACTATCCGTATTGTAAAATTTAAGGAATTTTGATTTTTGATGATGAAATTTCTGCGATTTAGTGGTATGATGTTCGGAGATGTTATGCAGTTTCAGCTTTATTCTGAACAAAAAATACCCAGATAGGAGGTTATTAATATGAGTGATGTACCAAGTGCCAGCGAAGTTGGTAGTATCATGGACACTTTCAGTTCCATAGGAACAAGAAGGTCCATCAGGTGGTATGAGCCGCATAAGTCCGTTGAGAAATGGAAGGTTCAGGCCATGCTGGAAGCTGCCCGGCTTTCTCCTACGGCAGGCAACTTCAATGGGCAAAGAGCAATAGTTGTATACAGGGATGAAGATCCCGAAATATGGGAGTTTATATCCGACTGGAGTCAGATCACAACGCAGATGGCCCCCGTGCTTATCTTCTGGTGTTATGACATGGCCAACTACGACACAATGGGTCAGTCTATCCACGACCTTCTAAGAACTGGAGCACTCGATAAGGCGCACGGCTGGGAATATGACAGGGTATCCAGGCTGTTCCCGCTTGCCGCAATGCTTCCCGATGCGGTACTGCACCGTCTTGCTGCGATCGATCTTGGAAATGCGATACAGAACGCCTGTCTTGTTGCGACGTCCTTGGGTCTCGGGACCTGTCTTAACGGCGCCAGCGGTGGAGCCAGGAGGAACACGAAAGCAAAGTTCAATCTTCCAGACACTTACGTTTTCAGCTGGCTTATGACCGTCGGTTATCCCGCAGAAAGCATGGACGGCGGCGGAGCAAGAAGCCGGCCCCCGTTTGGAACAATGTTCTTCGAAAAGCAGGTCGGAAACGCTTTCCCGAGAGACCCCGAGGTAGTAAAGCTTCTAGAGGATCTGAACATGCTTCAGCCGGCAGGACCTCTTCCCGGAAGACTCGAGGAGATAAACAAGCTCACCAGGCGTTTCGGTCTCGGAGACGAGTGGCTTACGGACTGGCAGCTTGAAGAGTCCCAGCTTGGGGATCTTGCGGGAGACAAGAAACCTGCACCCCTCAGTGCCGATGCAGTCCAGGCTTCGGTCGCGGGCGCATCCGCTGACCCCTCGGGCTTTACCCTCAAACCGACCGTAAAGCGGGAGGAGATCCAGAAGTACAGGGAAGAAAAAGGCATTGGGGATGCCGACTAGTTCTTATCAAAAATAAACAAGGAGGTTTTGGTAATGGCAGAAATAACGTTCAATATTCCAGATCCGATTCACGACAAGATAAAGAAAAGAGCCGAGCAGACCAAGAACAGCGATGTTGGTATTATAATCGCCACTCTGGCTCTTACTTTCAACGCTGCAATTTATGACCATACAAAGTGGCTCCAGAATCTAGATGGAGTGGACGACAAGTCTAAGCCTTGGTAAGGTCACGGAAGTAAAAAACAAAAAGGGGGTGTTCGTGCGAACGGTCACTCCCTTTTTGTTTTATTGCTTTTACGAACAAGACTGCTAAAGCCCTTGGGAAACTAAAGGGAACTATGCAGCAGAGGAGGCGGGAAACTGCCTTTCAGTTCTTTTTCCAAGTTAGAATTCCGGAGTTTGGCATCCGCATCAGTTTCTTCAACGAATTTCTCTAAATAGAGAAGGAACTCTTTGAAATCTCTTCCGTCTCTGGCTGATACAAACGGAGTTTCAGGAAATGTCTCGCGAAGAGCGGCTTGTGTGTCTGCATCGGCCTGATCAACCTTATTAAACACGAGAATGCTTGGTATGTCTTCGAACTCCATGGATTCTACGATCTTAATTACCGAATCTATTTTGTCCCTGACTTCGGGATCACTCGCATCAGCTACATGAAGCAGCAGGTCGGCTTCGCCTATTTCTTCAAGCGTTGCCCTGAACGCATTTATGAGTTCCTTGGGAAGCTTGCTTATAAAGCCCACGGTGTCTGTCATGAGCACATGCTTTCCTCCGGGAAGCATGACCCTTCTTGTCGTCGGGTTAAGGGTCGAGAAGAGCTTGTCCTGGGTAACTATTGAGGATTTGGTCAGGCGGTTAAAAAGCGTGGATTTGCCGACATTCGTGTACCCGATAAAAGACAGGGTCGGGATCATTGAGGTTCTCCTGTTCTTTCTCGTGTGTTCCCTTCTTCTGCAAAGGCCGTCAATCTGCTTTTCAAGCTGTTCGATCTGTTTTCTGATGCTTCTTCTTTCCTGCTCAAGCTTTTTCTCTCCGGGGCCTCTTGTGCCTATTCCGCCCCCCAGCTGGGAAAAGGCCGTTCCCTTGCCTTTAAGCCTCGGCAAATTGTACTGGAATTCGGCAAGCCTTGCCTGGATTTTCCCTTCGTTTGTCTTGGCGTGTTTCGCGAAGATCTGTATTATCAGCTGGCTTCGGTCCATTATGTCAAGACCGGACTCTTCCCCGATAGCATTTGCCTGGGCGGGGGTAAGTTCCGTGTCGAAAATTATTGTGTCCGCCCCGAGGTGCTTG
It includes:
- a CDS encoding STAS domain-containing protein, producing the protein IVTVGYEGIQAFLACEVGVKIEVDQLKGALIISISGEIKGLSGREFHNAIFQEIQGQEVPIVLDLKGLTYINSTGLRSILLVAKRQQDIKSKFAVCSLSKPMREIFEITCFDRIMSVLHSRSEAIEAVT
- the clpB gene encoding ATP-dependent chaperone ClpB, with product MISPEKFTLKAQEAILEAQNAASDGGNQVIDLPHLFAALVSQPGMPTKILERLESDPRELARTAAEQISKLPKVKGASDQIYMSRELDSAIRSADKEAHHLGDAYVSTEHLLIGVVSHASGALGNGFSESGVTKKGILKVLKELRGNQTVNTQNPEDTMEPLRQYGKDFTELARSGKVDPVIGRDDEIRNVIRVLLRRTKNNPVLIGEPGVGKTAIVEGLAQRIVDSDVPEGLKDKKLISLDLGSLLAGAKYRGQFEERLKAVLKEVTESQGEIILFIDEIHTVVGAGAADGAMDASNMLKPALARGELHCIGATTLDEYRNHIEKDAALERRFQQVYVDEPSVEETVSILRGLKEKYEVHHGVKIKDEALVAASQLSDRYISGRFLPDKAVDLMDEASARLKMEIDSVPTEIDEIKRKIMRLEIEREGFRKEQDPELRGKLEEIEKNLSELKEEAEVLEAHWQKEKDCISRIRKTKEEIETGRMDAERAQREGDLSRASEFLYGRIPELEKDMENLGVELSEIQSQRKMLREEVSAEDIAAVVSKWTGIPVSSLVEEEVEKLVHMEERLSKRVVGQPELIRLVSNALRRSRAGLSDPKRPISSFMFLGPTGVGKTELARSLAEFMFDDEDAIVRIDMSEYMEKHSVSRLIGAPPGYVGYEEGGQLSETVRRRPYSVVLFDEIEKAHSDMFNLLLQILDDGRLTDGQGRTVDFRNTVIIMTSNLGSQHIQESSGDSEEMENKINEMLRNYFRPEFLNRIDEVVIFSALTRTDLIEIAEIQIGYLRERLAEKNLAIELSEKAVTRLVDIGYDPVFGARPLKRAVQKYIQDPLANEILKGNFKDSVTVKVDLDKEGNFTFGRSN
- a CDS encoding thiolase family protein, whose amino-acid sequence is MRDVYIIGVGNTACGRFPDKAAHILAREAAWAAIQDSGIHARKIEIAFCGHVYQGMGVGQRALKDIGLVGQPTINVEGACGSGTLSLWEAWRTIAYGQYDIALALGVENLSRILSGGPLPLEEDDLEVSIGMGMPGLYAIRASKYMSEYGVTIEQLAEVVVKSRYHASLNPLAQYRKTTTVEEVLGAPVIADPLTRNMCCPVGDAAAAAVLCSEEHVGELAKKMPIKILGCVAQSGKYSSPTGLTCDPSENVWRTSQMAYEMAGLGPEDMDVAEIHDAFSIAEMMVVESLGFCEKGEGATLIDEKSTWVGGDKVAVNPSGGLLSRGHPVGATGLLQTAEIVRQIRGEVEPERQVKDAKVGIIETMGGAQPAMDGITCVVSILGK
- a CDS encoding nitroreductase family protein codes for the protein MSDVPSASEVGSIMDTFSSIGTRRSIRWYEPHKSVEKWKVQAMLEAARLSPTAGNFNGQRAIVVYRDEDPEIWEFISDWSQITTQMAPVLIFWCYDMANYDTMGQSIHDLLRTGALDKAHGWEYDRVSRLFPLAAMLPDAVLHRLAAIDLGNAIQNACLVATSLGLGTCLNGASGGARRNTKAKFNLPDTYVFSWLMTVGYPAESMDGGGARSRPPFGTMFFEKQVGNAFPRDPEVVKLLEDLNMLQPAGPLPGRLEEINKLTRRFGLGDEWLTDWQLEESQLGDLAGDKKPAPLSADAVQASVAGASADPSGFTLKPTVKREEIQKYREEKGIGDAD
- the hflX gene encoding GTPase HflX is translated as MCFSVSTASCSVEKSANRQDFLILCFKFCAQYNSICTKGRQKIDRIHGNTSGLTRSDLKNLLRIYKRKIPQDCLVTLEFTRTLAAFSEELKKTITAFIDRKGKIRFVFIGEPCDFPFEKLLGRRRRAKYRLRGLRAVRTNLKGSGLTNSDLVTLANERLDLVASVSSDENGSAGRFEYANLVPPDGENHSKWEISKFSDVGRININLKQEISGIEQSLRSAFFKNGGKENREGVMLVGFSTKFRYLAEKSLEELDSLALSAEKVVLDKVVQTRKNIDPRYLVGRGKLREIALHAKHLGADTIIFDTELTPAQANAIGEESGLDIMDRSQLIIQIFAKHAKTNEGKIQARLAEFQYNLPRLKGKGTAFSQLGGGIGTRGPGEKKLEQERRSIRKQIEQLEKQIDGLCRRREHTRKNRRTSMIPTLSFIGYTNVGKSTLFNRLTKSSIVTQDKLFSTLNPTTRRVMLPGGKHVLMTDTVGFISKLPKELINAFRATLEEIGEADLLLHVADASDPEVRDKIDSVIKIVESMEFEDIPSILVFNKVDQADADTQAALRETFPETPFVSARDGRDFKEFLLYLEKFVEETDADAKLRNSNLEKELKGSFPPPLLHSSL